DNA from Danaus plexippus chromosome 6, MEX_DaPlex, whole genome shotgun sequence:
ACTACTCCTAACATATATAGTTTCCCGTTTCACTCTTTGATAAAGTAACTTTCTCTCGAGTATctgttatattcattatatctcAGGTACACTACaggttttataacattattatatttagccTCACGTTTCCGCTACTCTAGAGCAAACTTTTCATTATCAAACGTCCAAATTTCTAAGTCGAAGGTGGCTGGCAATTATGTAACATCTACGAATGtctaatcaaaaatataaaattcagagCAGTGCgctagaaaattttaaaaatcacagATAACAAGACTTAACAGACACTTTCATTTCGTCTGCCCGCGATCACGGTCGCTGTAAAGCAACCAAGACGCCCGgaagaatgtaataaaaaataacacaaagaaagtgcattaaaatttcatgaaaaacCATAAATgagtgaatatttaattaagagatgaattaacaaaaatttatcaaaacatgTTTATCATTGgcaaggtttaaaaaaatacataatatacatacttaaCAATACACAAGATAACCTATGATATATGATTGAATTTCAACATAATTTCAACATAAGACTTACTTTAGTTCATTATTTCTCATCTAACTGTAATTGAAATGTGTGCCtaatattgtattacattAAGGTTCAATTTAATATGACCTTTTTACAACACCTTATTTTCAAGCATATACCCAATATGATACAGGGTTCAATTAAGTTTGgttctgatatatatattgtgtgtaTTATGTTACATGTGCTGACCTCCTTGTGTCCAGGAATGGTGACTTTGGCTACGTCCTGACTGAGCTTTATACGCGGCTGTCCATTAATCTCCACCAGTTTGTAGACACATCCCAAAGCTGGTTGACGTTGGCATGTCACtggaatattgaatatatatatatatatataaacatgttacTGAACTAATGTTTATAGATATAGGatacatatacaaatgtaataattttgttaactttttgtctgtctgtgtgttaCATCTAATTCCCTAAATGGCTGTACCGATTAGGAAGGAACTTCCAGTGGCAGATAGCTGATGTAACAGGAAGTGACTTAgactatttgtttttcattatatatattataataatatgtgttatataaataaaaagatgaaGCAATCTCACCTAGTAGAGTGAAGATAAATAAGAACCAAAACtataagtaaaatacttaacttctattacaatatttcaatttatatgttacacCTTATCAGtccgtatataaaataaagttttttttttaataacaacaagTGACGTGtctgtataataaaagtcATTCGTGtcatgatttaaattacaaatgtaatGTCAATGTTCCCCTTCTGATACACATTGacccatttaaaattatttatatattatttttattccttcaatatcataataaaatatacattttgtatgaaatgtaGTAATACTTtggttgtatatatatataaaacttaattcttGCTAAGGGTCCGTACACATGAATGcactatgataaaaaaatatgctcacataaattattaccagccaatatttttatttaaacataagaattaaaaataataataataatagaaacgaAGTCATCGTACGATTCATTCCTTtgttattataagatattagtaattaattataattaatgcaaTATTAATGGGCgtgagttatatttttattattattaaggttGTTAATAAATGAGatcatataacatatattcagTATCTTCGTTACTTTTTAACGCACACCCTGCTTCAACTGAAACAGTTATTGAAATAACCCACATCTAACTACAATATATTTGTctgattgtatttataattttttagaagaaaactgttttattttaagttttcttaTCACTGTAACCTTATCAGTCGCTTATTATCTCCTCTGTGTGTGATAACTATTGTCAATCAATATTACAACTGTCTTACACACATATAAGTGTTTTACCTAAGTCATGTATCCATATCATGTGTGTAGTATACTAATATGCGACAAGACTAAAGTTACAGCAAAATCGGTTTAGTAGGTTTTGTCTGACAAACTTACGAATGACTCAAAAATCTCGTATACTTCATCAATACTACACCATTAGTAAAAACCTACCCAAATGTGTTCCTATACCGAAGCAGTCTATAGCGTGGCCCTGTTCGTGTAGACTGAGTATTGTTTCTTCATTGATATCATTAGAGGCGACGATGGTGAGGTCATTGAACCATGGTAGTTGACATGATTCGGCGACTTGGCGGAAGGTGTCCCTCGCCAGTATGGACAGATAAGCCAGGTCTCCACTGTCGATTCTTACTCCTAGAGCACGATGACCACAATCATTCAATGCCAACGCCACGGAACAGAAGTTAAGCAGACCACTCCTGGAAACGAAACACAGTTCAGAGTCTATAGTATGTAGATATAAAGTATGGTCTCTTATACTACAATGCATCTGGACGAGGAGACAACTCCTGGAAACGAAGCCTATAGGATTATTGCAGTCAATAGgccttgtttatatatttttattccgaTCGCATACACATGTACCATGTCATTAACGTGCTTCAACCTCCATACAGTCCATGCAAGTTATAATCATCTGATGCTCTGAGATcgtatgataataaaatggggaatacaataatattcttatatataatgcgTTGTGATGTCCGTATGTACGTGCATAACGATTACTGTGAATGTGCTCACCCATACAATGCAACTGTGCCCAATGAGTAACTGTTCGAGTAAAATACACACTGAAGCAAAATGTAAGCCCCGTATATAATGAAGCGCCGTCAACTTTCGCTTCAATGCAACAGATGGAGCAGCGGACGAGACATCAGTGCTGACCACGCCCATGTGGAGTTGAACCCCGGTCCCTTGATGAATGCATGGGTGACATAGGTTGTATGTCGTAATGTATAGGATGCGATATATTTATACGTGTTACATACAGGCCGTCATGTTTACCTCAGTGTGCGTTCGACCGTGCTATATCCACGTGTACTACGGATAGTCGGTATTTGTATCGTAACATTGGATCCACAGTTGCTATTGTAGCCGGCGTTATGTCGTGTCGGTAAGGCTTGAAAATTATACCTCTTGACATCGTAAGTGTCCACGAGTGCCAAGAAACCTGAGGGGAAGGCTTGGGCGTATGATATGAGGGCGGCCAGTTCGCCGTCGCTGGCCTCCTCGGGGGACACTCCGATGATGGTTGATAGCTTCTTCCTCCAGTCCAGAGACAGTTGGAACAGGTTGTACTGAGCTTTCGTCTCTGGATGCGTCACAGTCACGTGCTGGAGGTCGTCCAGAGTGCTGAATGACGTCACGAATGAGTGCGCATGGGTCCCTTTGACTGGGATGTTGAACATTTTACCAGCCAACACGTTACTAGTGCCGTCAAAACCACCTGGAAACCGAGAGCTCTGTTAAAGCAGTCCATGCATGGTTTATGTAGTTATTTACCTAATTATGGGGTTAAAAAAAGCAAGTCATTCTGGAAACACAAGAAACaacagaaataaaacttatatcatCTTTTGCCAGTCACGCAAACCATTAAATGTTATGATGAAACATCAACTGACGTCCCCATCAACACTTCTATGGAGTTTAGTAATCTAAAAAGTCTGAAACTCAATTTACCAACTGACGGTTAAAGTATTCAATGTCAAGGCTTGCATGGTTGCGgtaaattaaactaagttaTTCGTTCGTGGCATCTTATGTCTGTGTAGCGCGCTGGGCGTTTTGTTGCTCGCGAACGGTGCCTGGTACGGAGGGCATGCTACCAGGAGGACTGCGCTAATGTAATCAATAATTATGTATCACTATGTAACATAAAACTATACTGGAATATTCTACGCTTATGTTTGTCACAGAGTACGCAAAGTTTCTTTGGTAGTGAAAAATGCTCACCGATGTAAGAATATTTGGATGCCGATAGGCCTCCATCGGGCCCCTGAGCTCTTCGTAGCCCGAACTCGAGCAGGGATATGTTTTTGCCAGCGACCATTCTATATCTAGCTGCGTTGGTGGCCATCAAACTAAAATGATATCAACACAAAAAGAAActtctataatatttcaaataatttgcataaatattatcaaggATTAGGGtagttttgtatttgaaagtttttggagattatatttttttattgtatactaGCTGTTGTCCGCGGCTCCGCCCGCGTGTTGGTCGCTTTTcgcataaccatatatatatcaaacttaaagTTGACCATAACTTATTTTTCCCTTtaccgattttgacgaaacaaagttttgacaatgcttctaattatatgtaatccaactgtGAAAACCGCATTCAAATTcgttgagtagttttgaagttataacgtaccagacagacaaaaattccaaaaaaatgttttttttggtttctatgactCTTATTTAATTGtcctatcagttttttggaaaaatattgaatgtacagacattcgatttttactgtcttattatatgtatattgatatgTAATGTGAGGTTAGGTAATGTATAGAGTGAGTGGCATACGATCTTATCGCTTATCAGATTTTTTCAGAACCACCTTGAAAAATGATCTATtatagagtaaaaaaaaaagtttatccaagaaatattataagaaaaacatatgAATGCTAggcataatatataattaattagggAAGTGAGTAATTAACGCCCCTCACTCACGAGCTATCATatgttttaacttataaataataaacatgtgACGTCACTCCACTGATCGCAGTCTGAGTTATAATGATAATGGTAACATATTACTTAAACCAGTGGAGCCTGACCTGTAACTGATAATGTATCGTATGAAACAAACAGCTCTTAACTCTGATATTGGATTTTATCGTATGTTATATGGAAAATAGCTTACAGGCGAAGCCCATAGGCTGTTCAGTACgataacattttgaaattattctgaaattttgttgtttttatcaGTCTGCGACTTTCTTCGCTTAAAAGtcgacaatatttttatagtctaAGGTCCTGTTTTAGGTACATGATACTATTATCATCAACAGtactaatgtattttaaacagaGTTCTGAAAATGAATAAGTTAACTATCTATTTGCCACATTAAAAATGCTCGATTCCTATTGGTCATAACTATGGACTGGAATGGACTATAGCTCTCACGATACATGTgtacatagaaatattattttgatatatatatttaagtttttgagATATGCAATTTATACAGACAAACATCTCAACTTTTAATACTACTACACAGATTCGTATTTTAAGACGCGCAGATTGATTGTGTAAGACTTACGACCTAAATTTGTCATTAGTTAAGATCTAATAATATCGATCCGTGATGTAAATTGAAATGCGGACCAAATTAgtcacaatataaataaaatatcctttaTACTACtgcatatatttatgatacaaACTTCATTTGGATAAATATTTCGTACATACGTACGTTAATACATGAATTGGGAAATACTCTAAGTTGCTTACCTTGCGAAGTTAACTAGAGTCAACAACGTTGTCTCCAATAATTGCGTTATTATGAGTGGACCTTCGATTCTCAATAACGGCACTCTGAAACAATACGTAGATTCTGATACATGGTCTAGATGATAGTTTCGTCAGCGGATACGGATGTTAAATTGCAATACAAAAATGCAAATAATGTAAAGTATTGTGTGTGCATGTTTATCATACAAGGGCTGTaccgattttaatgaaatttataattaaaacaactcgtattataaaaatttaaaaatatttcttatttatttatttttttattttttgtagtatatttagaaatttaagtCTGAGAAACATTGTAAAATCCATCCGTTCTCTTACATTTGCATATTATTCGaaggttttatattcttaCTGCCAAATTCTTTATGCCAAACAAtaacttgtttataaatttttaaaaaatcacgtCCAAAAGAAACGTCtgattcattattaaaataaaactaaattaaaaggaCTATAAATTGTTACTATGCTttgattaacaaaaaaaaaatattcttcatatgttaaattaaaaaaaagaactaaGAATACAATGACTTCAATTCAAATATGGATTGTCATAACGTacgaagaaaattattttaacgtatGAAAAATCGTTATGACCTAGTTTAAATCTTTACCAGGATAACACatcgtatttataaaaaaaaaagattaatacTGAAACTTAGTATATTTACTGGCTGTTTACAAACAACCAAATTACATAACTTAAACTAAcaattcagaaaaaaatatatataaaacctttttttattaattttttttttatttaaaacaaaaacatatacgTAGATTATAGTAATGTATACAGGACTGTTATCTATATGGATCAAACATGCTTTTATTGTGAACGTTAATTATATGTACCGAGGACGTGACttgtaaggaaataaaataaaagttgtaaaatataacgaagAATAATTGAACGAGTGCAAGCtctagaataataaaatgtatgatatttttgacatattaaaataaattagtacaaTCAAAAGATTACGGTctccatattttttatacactacACTTCACTTGCCACGGGTTTGCTCTTCAAAGTAAATACAGTTTGTATGTAGGTACCActattgcatttattttacatgtaccaaaatgtatgaatgaaatacTGGAAACTATACGTTTTTAGTTAGACGACGCGAACTCGTGATAAaggtatatatatcataatctatgtcatataataaaatatagaaaatacatttaagaaAACTATCAAAATGTATCAAGTATTGAATACGGTGAAATAACTCGCCCGCTGTATATAATTAGACTAATGATTCACTATAcctattttattcataagctCATCGATTACACTTTGTATagagaaattataatattgacgttttgtaaattctagcatattatgtatttaatttattcgaaTTGAAGGACGACAAACGTCTTAATGTCTTACAAATCTGtagagattttaataattctcgtATTATATACAGTTATCATCATCGTGATGTAATCAATTCGTATATATCAAATCTGTAAAGATTTCTCGTATATATAACTCGTATTATATGCGGTtacttcattaattatatgactAAACAGAGCCAGTTGAAACTGAGCTAAGAAATACTGACAGATATCTTATTTGTAAACACAATACTATATTCATTATCGTAGAAGGTGAGAATAAAGCCTCATTATCTAATACATAGTTAGATAAACCTGTGCAGTGTAAGCAAGATATcacaattacatattaatataataatatgaaaatgtacgttatattttacaattagttGCAGCTTGTTAATATCCCCCCCCCACCATTTTATTTCTCTCtccttatacatatatataaagagagagaAATAAAAGGGAGGGGGAGAGGGGGGGCAGGGAGAGGTAAAcgattttaatgttacatacATATGAATTAACTATTTAACGATACTCCTTATTTATGTTTCAGTTGAGTCACGGTAGTTTCCAGTGACGAGACCATGATGCTTCTATCAATATCTCATAACTCACAcccgtataatatataaaatcccatcATTGTAACAAATTCGTGGTCGCTCGTTCGGAACTTAGTGAAaactgattttttatttattaatattaaaatttaaagtaaaattaatgatacgTTCTGAATAGCTTGTgatattgtatacatttagACAACATAAGAAACTTATTgattttcgatatttagatattttcaaGTTGAACTTAGgcgttataaagtaaaattaaaaataaaagattaatatatatatataaaagattaatatatatatatatatttattaatgttaagatgtaataaaaaaaaattaacagccaaaattattgtgaacaTGATatcattaagttattttacaaatatatcttttgtcataaaaatttcgTTGATATTTCTTTACGAGGTCAAATGTTGTCaagaaaacattattatataactaatagTTGAGAACAAATTACACTCAGCACTAAGAATGTGTAGTGTTTAtagacataataaataaatccagAGCATTACCCTTACCATGTATTTGcattattaaactaaacagTCATCAGTTTACATTAACCAAAAACATGTGGTAGGGCACTTGGCCTATATACTAAGATCTTAAAGGAGTGCTATAGCTTAGTATTCAAGCTTCCTATTAAacaagtgtaaaaaaaattttttttattgttttaactgTTACATTTTAGGCGAGAACCTCAGTGGACTGTCAAAGATAATAAACAGGTCCTTagggtaaaaaaaatcataaaatcctaatcatagaaaattaatttatgattgattaaaacataattctcAATACCTCCAGATCTACGATCATTGATACTCAGCGGTTTATCCAAAAGATTGTTTgtatgaaattgaaaaatagttccttatataaaattggtatatatGATTGTATGTACACCAAAAAGTTTTGAGTGCctgcataattatattattatggcgataaaaaaaaaattgacaatgATACTGTTGGCTACTGTTGGCttcattacttaaaattagttttaactaTCATAAAACGCAGCTTTGGAGTAGACATGTTAAgacattaaatatgaatatattttattaatacaataattttgttgtatgATTTGTATGAAGTCTCACATATAATTCTCTTATGAAGACTTAGGTActggaattatttaaaacttgtttgtttatccaatcttaaaattttaacttcagGGCCAAATTTaagtgagaaaaaaaaattcccacAGTACTTGGCAAAATTGTTTAAGATGGCAAAAGTTCATACTACATAAATTTAGTACACTATTAGTTTCATATTGGCAGcagatatgtaaataaaaaactactaAATCCTGTTTGGTCTTATGCTGTATATTTGTGtgcaattaagttttttatatcttgagtagataataaaaaataaatatagattacaATGTCAGCCCTTACATTATGAATCATGTTAtgcaaatgtaaaaaataaatcataaactattggtattttttgtttaaaaattttttttttagttttgttaattcaaCTGTAATATATGCAGTTGACTATAAGTGTTTTGTGAATTTAGTTGATGGAGTTATTGAGAATAGAGAAAAATTCCGATCATCTTGGTATGAAATGGTGGggatttaacaaaatacattaaattacatgAAGAATAACTAACCATCAAGTTATAAGCAGttccaattttataaaaatatcatattatttaatttattagattataattacatcaactttattaaaatataattaaatgacctttataaactatataggtttttgttatttaaatcttgCCAAAGACTTATCTGATTTGAGACTGTGAAAAAGTTCTCTTAACATTTGATATGAcctagttttaataataataaatgagtcCCACATAGAGACACAAGTCTTTAAGAGACATTgttaagaagaaaattatattaatttttataattatctaaaGTGACAATaagtcaataatattaatatacaaaaatctcttatttataaattagaatatttatatgtcatgtcaaaaatttttttttactcaccTTGGAAAAACAACAGAGCCTTCTTCAATAGCACTTAGCTTTACATCATTACATGTTAGATCTTTTAAGTAATCAAAGAATTCCTGCTCAATATCTGAAGGTAAtgtttgctttaaatattctatatctGTAATAAAAGCGTgattacagttttaaaatttaaatttttactcaaagataatcaaacattttatacataccACTGTCAGAATAGTGaaaattttccaaaaatttcaaacattctTCAAGGCCtgcaaaaattgtaaattctcCTTGAAAAGGATTTGTTCGAAAAAATAAATCGAATACTGCAACATCATTGACTTTGCCAGACTTCCAATAAGCATAGGCCAtagttatttgatataaatctgaaataaatatattatttataaccttaTTCCCTAAAGAACTTTTGGATAAATCTAGAGTATTTTGCTTCTTCTAATTGtgtgttaaaagaaaaaagttctattcttattttgaaattcGCTCCAAATATTGTATGAATGGAAAACTCACCAGTTAACAGGGGTTGTACGATACCATTCTGCCGAGACATTTCTCGTTGCGTTACCAATTTACCGCTAGACAtttccaaaattatttaattcaccaAAGTTATAAGAGCAGAAGTTTACGTGCCGAATGTTTGGTAACTGACGAGCAactaatgagaaaaataatttcattgtgtTCAGCGACCGCAACATACAGAGTACGCGCCAAACACTGTTTGACAGGGAATAAACTTACATACCTACGCATGCGCATTCAATTTCCTATTGACTGATCAACCTTGAGGTCATTTTCAAAGGTCGAATAACTAATATGAcagtaagtttttttaatttttactttatcgtAACAggcaaagaattttattaaatacagccAATATCTAACTTAAGACTTATCTAgtgattaaaacaattatatggtGGTCAATGAGATTATCCGTTAAagttatagattaaaaaaaataaatgtatcgtGCATACACGATTGATATTACTATGTTATACATCAAACTATGTTTTTATGGGAAATGCTTGGtaatgtttcatatatatattcttaatgaaTTAAGAGTAAgtctttgaaaattttgtgaaaGGTTTTGACACTTCAGGAGCAatcttttaatgaaatcaaattattaaaaatagatgaaACTGCTAATTGCTatacagaaaatttaaaagtccaaatctgaatatatttcaaattgaataaggttttttaattgtttgattCTTTGTTCTTAATATCCAAGAAATCACGCCAGAGATTTTACTTACCTCTGTACGTACTTACGTACCATAGGCTTTTgctgtttataaataagacaCTAGTGATTGAAATCTGAATCCGCTTAACAAACCATACACATTcgtattgtttcttttttttttttaatttatatcaatgtttGTAGcctaaaatatacttttgtaaataaagtaGCATATCCACATATCTACCCATTTTCATCATTTTACGTAATACATACacataatttatagttatttctttaagaattgttttcaaaaactgAAAATTAAGGACTTATAAGAACAATATTACGATTATAATGAGTTTACTGTTGATATTTGTTAATGCTTTAGTTTTAAGTTTCAAATGATCGCTCTAACGACTCTCAtcaaattctaaattaaaataatatatgtttatggtTAGACGCGTATATACACAGTGGGAACaagcaatattttcaaatgttataGATGGTATTGCTATTTTCTAGATAACGTCGAATTCTCCTTACATTCCAAATTATTCTCTATGAAGAACTGCTAGGGGGCTTGAGTGGCTCTTGTAGGCTTATTCTTGTATGAAAAAAGTTATCACTGGTATTGaagattaaacaaaaacttcGCCGCAAAATCCTAAACTTATTCATATCTAgcactgaataaaaaaataacttagtcTAATGACATAATGGGAATATTTTGCAATGCTCAGatcctttttaaaatagtaggCTCAGTAATTATGAAGGTAGAGCAAATTAGAATACATGAAGATTAAACATAGTTATTAAGAGAGCACCAAATAATACTatgaattgatttaattttaaaatgtgtcaTTCAAAGGGCAAGAATATTCAAgggaattttttttagactCAGTTGGCTGTACTGGGATCTTCACATACAATTTCAAGTTAGTGACAGGGatgtacttaaaatttataggcTCTCTGAAACCTTACatgaagataaatatttaaaatggctCAATAAGTAAACAACATtaatcatttgtttatttatttaattatgcttacataaaatattcttagacAATTgtgaaaattgtttaatttgaaaaccAACCTCTTTAGttgtcttttaaaaaactGGCATATCTTTTTAGTGTAAATAAGTGTAAGAATGTAAAAAtcagttattttttactttaataatacgtTTTTTGACAGCAGTGCTAAGGGCCGATCTTGCCCATTATGAACTATATCATGGTGTATTAAAAGGCCTTTCCttgttacaaatttttcatCGCAATACAAGCAGTGAAATGGTTTTTCACCCGTATGCTGGTACATGtgatactgaaaaaaaaatttaaacaaagattttcatttttaataaatttgtaattataataagattgcAATTACAAACATTGCATGCTAACACTTTAGCACACAGATATTTTTGGGTgaccaaaatattaatttgattttactaacaaaactaatttatatgagatcattaataatagaattacttagaataatattatgtgtatttaaaaatatatgtaaaatataacttcagaaacatgtatttttttttaataaaaaatataaaatctagaCGTACCATAAAATTATCCCTTTTCATAAAGCTATGATGGCATATAGtacattgatatttaaaattagctTTCAGTACCACAGGTTTGGGAGCAATCGGCCTAAGTTTTAATTGTTGTTTCACCACTGGCTTCTTtgtttcctttattttttcGCTTATATCCTTCTTCACCTTACCATCGCCTATTGAAATTTCTGGATGCATTCTACTCTTGTGAGAATAACAATTACCAGAACTAGCAAAACTTTTGTCACAATACGGACATTTGTATGGCTTGGCACCTGTGTGCTGATTGATATGAAactgaaacatatatatttataaataagtatcttttttgtttactttgcatacaaatataacatatacttCCTAAATCTAAATTACTTAGCAAGAAAAAaagataacatttttctttaggataaaaatattaaatcaaacttgCTGCAGCTACCACATAAAGGTTTTTATGGTCTTTTCATACTATTTTGTTTCAtggtaaataattaactttgagctaatgtaacaaaatcatcagcttaaccaaaaatattcataattgtaATTGAAGTAACCTTTAAGTCTTGATTTCTCTTAAAACTCTTCTTACAATAAATGCACTTGTAAGGTCTTTCATTGCTGTGGGTAACcatatgtgtttttaaattgctACTTGTGTTATAGGAGCGGCCACAAACTTTGCATGTGTATGATCTACTACTCGTTGAAGTGTGTGCTTCCATATGCTCCactaaattgttttcattccTGAAACTgttcgaaaaataaaaatgtatgttacattaacattttaagcGCTAAtggttaaaaattttctttattttaacttaaaatataaaataattaaggtatgtattcaaattttaattaaatcaatccATTGGGTATACACTTACAtgattataacaaacaaaaaattaatttattaaacatactaCTGTTGTTATTACATTACACCtactttatacaaaaattttatttacttgaaatgaataaaattatagttctGAATTTTATGCAACGATGAGTccttgtttatttgtttgaatgaAGGAATCTGTTAGTATGAAATATCCTCAACCATAACATGTAAttctcataataataataaagagacgaaacctctcagcattccatggattcaccatgcggctgccgggtccatc
Protein-coding regions in this window:
- the LOC116778941 gene encoding nicotinate phosphoribosyltransferase isoform X2, which gives rise to MSSGKLVTQREMSRQNGIVQPLLTDLYQITMAYAYWKSGKVNDVAVFDLFFRTNPFQGEFTIFAGLEECLKFLENFHYSDSDIEYLKQTLPSDIEQEFFDYLKDLTCNDVKLSAIEEGSVVFPRVPLLRIEGPLIITQLLETTLLTLVNFASLMATNAARYRMVAGKNISLLEFGLRRAQGPDGGLSASKYSYIGGFDGTSNVLAGKMFNIPVKGTHAHSFVTSFSTLDDLQHVTVTHPETKAQYNLFQLSLDWRKKLSTIIGVSPEEASDGELAALISYAQAFPSGFLALVDTYDVKRYNFQALPTRHNAGYNSNCGSNVTIQIPTIRSTRGYSTVERTLRSGLLNFCSVALALNDCGHRALGVRIDSGDLAYLSILARDTFRQVAESCQLPWFNDLTIVASNDINEETILSLHEQGHAIDCFGIGTHLVTCQRQPALGCVYKLVEINGQPRIKLSQDVAKVTIPGHKEGYRLFGADGHALVDLLQRSNERPPAVGRKVLCRHPFQEAKRAYVIPSKVEHLYKVYWSEGRICTAPKPLSEVRERVQASLRTLRQDIKRNLNPTPYKVAVSDDLYNFIHDLWLQNAPIGELS
- the LOC116778941 gene encoding nicotinate phosphoribosyltransferase isoform X1 — encoded protein: MSSGKLVTQREMSRQNGIVQPLLTDLYQITMAYAYWKSGKVNDVAVFDLFFRTNPFQGEFTIFAGLEECLKFLENFHYSDSDIEYLKQTLPSDIEQEFFDYLKDLTCNDVKLSAIEEGSVVFPRVPLLRIEGPLIITQLLETTLLTLVNFASLMATNAARYRMVAGKNISLLEFGLRRAQGPDGGLSASKYSYIGGFDGTSNVLAGKMFNIPVKGTHAHSFVTSFSTLDDLQHVTVTHPETKAQYNLFQLSLDWRKKLSTIIGVSPEEASDGELAALISYAQAFPSGFLALVDTYDVKRYNFQALPTRHNAGYNSNCGSNVTIQIPTIRSTRGYSTVERTLRSGLLNFCSVALALNDCGHRALGVRIDSGDLAYLSILARDTFRQVAESCQLPWFNDLTIVASNDINEETILSLHEQGHAIDCFGIGTHLVTCQRQPALGCVYKLVEINGQPRIKLSQDVAKVTIPGHKEGYRLFGADGHALVDLLQRSNERPPAVGRKVLCRHPFQEAKRAYVIPSKVEHLYKVYWSEGRICTAPKPLSEVRERVQASLRTLRQDIKRNLNPTPYKIMFPQVAVSDDLYNFIHDLWLQNAPIGELS
- the LOC116778941 gene encoding nicotinate phosphoribosyltransferase isoform X3, with amino-acid sequence MSSGKLVTQREMSRQNGIVQPLLTDLYQITMAYAYWKSGKVNDVAVFDLFFRTNPFQGEFTIFAGLEECLKFLENFHYSDSDIEYLKQTLPSDIEQEFFDYLKDLTCNDVKLSAIEEGSVVFPRVPLLRIEGPLIITQLLETTLLTLVNFASLMATNAARYRMVAGKNISLLEFGLRRAQGPDGGLSASKYSYIGGFDGTSNVLAGKMFNIPVKGTHAHSFVTSFSTLDDLQHVTVTHPETKAQYNLFQLSLDWRKKLSTIIGVSPEEASDGELAALISYAQAFPSGFLALVDTYDVKRSGLLNFCSVALALNDCGHRALGVRIDSGDLAYLSILARDTFRQVAESCQLPWFNDLTIVASNDINEETILSLHEQGHAIDCFGIGTHLVTCQRQPALGCVYKLVEINGQPRIKLSQDVAKVTIPGHKEGYRLFGADGHALVDLLQRSNERPPAVGRKVLCRHPFQEAKRAYVIPSKVEHLYKVYWSEGRICTAPKPLSEVRERVQASLRTLRQDIKRNLNPTPYKIMFPQVAVSDDLYNFIHDLWLQNAPIGELS